The genomic interval AGAATGGGTAGCTTAAATAGACGAAATTTTTTCGTAATAGATGCTGGTTGCCGCTTGGGGCTTTCTGCAACTCCTCGTAGATATGGTGATCCTGTAGGAACTCAAGCTATTATAAAGTACTTTGGAAAAATAATCGAACCGCCATATACTTTAAAAAATGCCATTGATGATCAGGTGTTAACTCCTTATTATTATCGGCCTAAGGTTGTGCAATTGTCCTCATTTGAGCAGCAAGCATGGAATGAACTTACGGAGGAAATAGGTATACGATATGCGAGGTGTGCCCATGATACATCATATTCTTTGTCCAATGATCAGTATATGCAATCTCTTTTATTAAAAAGATGTCGTATTATCAAAAAGGCAAGTGGAAAAGTCGCATTGGCAAAGCAAATACTTGAGAAAGAATATAGTGGTGGTCAGAGGTGGATTATATATTGTGAAGACAAGGATCAATTACATGATGTATTAAAAGAAATATCAACAATCCCAGATATAGATGCATATGAATATTATGCAGATATGCCAGGGGATAGGAGTGCAACATTGAACTATTTTAATGATTGTGGTGGAGTAATTGTTTCTATAAAATGTTTGGATGAAGGAGTTGATATTCCCGCTGCTACACATGCCATAATTTTGGCCTCCTCACAGAATCCGAGAGAGTTCATTCAACGAAGAGGTCGAATTTTGAGGAAATATGCAGGGAAGTATTATTCTTGGTTGTATGATGCGGTTGTTGTCCCTGACTTTTCAGATGGGGATGATGAAATTAGACGGAATAGTATGGTCGTGATAGAGTTGGCTAGATGTATACAGTTTGGAATGTGGTCAAAAGATCCGTCTTGTATTACTCAATTAAGAATTATTGCATTACAACATAACATAGATGACACATTACTAATTGATATTGGATATGAAAATGAGTGACGAATTAAATAAGATCAGGGATATCTTAGAAGAAATCCGGTCGAATGAACATCCTGGCATTCCTTTACAACTTATTGAGGCTGTTCTCAATGCTCAGATTGAGAATATGGATGATAGTTCTAAATCACAAAATACTATTCGAATAGTTATAGATAACGCTATTAAATCGAAGTCATAATGTTACGAATTAATAAACTTATCATCGACAACTTTGGCCCATACCAAAATAAGCAGATTTTGGAGTTACCTATCGGTGATGGTGTTACATTTGTTTGGGGCGAAAATGGTGTGGGAAAGACTTCGCTACTTAATTGTATTCGTTTTGCCTTATGGGGAATCGTATACAATAGAAATTACGAGGAGTGCCAATTAGCAAAATTCGTAAATATTGACGCTGTTGAGGCTCAAAAGAATATGAGTGTTAAGCTTTTTATGACATATGATAATGAAGAGTATGAACTTACCCGTATGCTTAAAAGGCTGCCAGGCACTTCTGGGAAAAATGATTCGGATTATGAGCATAAGTTATATCTAAAACATTTTGGTTCTATGATGAGCCAAGATGAAGCAGAACACTTCCTTAACACAGTTTTGCCAGAAAAAATATCTCGTTTTTATTTGTTTGATGGCGAATTATTAAGACAGTATGAGAATCTTCTTGATGATTCATCATCAAGTGATGTTATCAAGACTTCTATCGAAAATATTTTAGGTCTTCCCATTCTTGAAGGGGCAAATAAAAACCTTATTAGTATAACTACGATATACCAGCAGGCATACACGAAGGTTTCAGCAGCGAACGAGAGAACAAAAAATGATTCATCTGCTCTGTCCGGGTTCTTATTACATGATGAAGAACTTAAGAAATCTCTAAACGAGATGAAAGAGCAAAAAAAGAGACTTCAAGGAGAAATTTCTGAACTTGAGGATGCTTTTGCTGCCAATCAGAGGTATGCTGAATTACTTGTTCAAGAAAGAGAAAAAAGATCTCACATTGAGACAAATCGTCTGCTTTTGGAGAATGACGTAAAAGATCTTAAGGCGAAAATGAAATTTGCCTGGGCTGTTATTTTTGATAAAGTTATTCAAGAGATTATTGATACAAAGAATGAAGAATTAAATTCTCTATTGTCCCACATTGGAGATATTAAGACGAAAGAGGTTATTGTTTCAATATTGGACAGAATTGTTAATGGAGAAGTTTCATCGTGTCCGATATGTAATAATAATCTAACTATTGAAGATTTATCTAGCTTGCGTGAAAACTTGGCAATTCTAAAGAGCACTATTAAATCAAAGAATTCTGAGGAAATAATGTATGCCAAGCAAATTATAGACAGATTTAGTGGCTTCAAAAGGAATGTTGATAAAGAATCCCTCATAAAATTATTAGATAATGTTAATTCTAAACAATCTGCGATAAGTTTGGATGAGGTTGATTTAGCTGAGATTAAAAAGAAAAAAGCAAGTTTTCATAACTTATCTACGGATAAAGAAATTTTGGAGATACAGCCAATGTATAAGAAAAAACTCCAAGAATTGACTTTGTTGGAGGAGGGCATAGCTAAGCAAGAGGCGGAGATTTCAGAAAATCAGGCTTCAATTGATAAATTAAATGCTAAGATTTTAAAACAGTCAAATGCTGATGGCAAAAAGGCTTCTGAAGATCTTGCACTTTGTAAGGCCGTTCAAGAAATATTTGAAAAGGCCGTGTCGAAGTTTAGAGAGGATTTGAAATCTCGAGTGCAAGCTGATGCTGAAGATATATTTACAAAGATATCCCACATGCCAGCCTATACGGGGTTGAAAATAAACGATAACTATGGACTTGAGATTGTGACAAGCAATGGACGGGTTGTCCCCAATCGTTCAGCTGGATATGAACAGGTTGTGGCCCTTTCCCTTGTAGGAGCTTTGCATAAGAATGCACCTATCTCAGGTCCCATTGTTATGGATTCTACATTCCAGAGAATTGATCCGAGGCATAGGAATAATACATTGAGATCGTTACCTGTCCTTGGGGAACAAATCATCGTGCTTGCATATCCGAATGAGGTTACTCAGAGTGATGCCAAAGAGTTGTTGTCGGGAAAATACTTGAAAGATATTCATCTTGAACAAAAATCTGAGTTTGAAACAGAAATAAAGTAACCATGGAAGATTTAGTACAATTTAGGCTTTCTTCTATAGCCACAGAAATCGCTAATGATTTTGCAGAAGAATATTTTTTTGATGATAATCAAGATGTTGCAAAGTTAGGGATGGCTTATGCCCTAAAATATTGTCGTGATGAAATAGATATAGAGTCTCTTATTGCGAGCAAGGTGCAGTCGGATATTTATAATAATAATGGCTCAAATTATAGTGCTGGTGGAATTGACCCTGATGGCAAGATTGCCACCGTTGTAAGAGAAATATATCCCAACTGTGCTACACCTTATAGATATGTGAGAATTTTAATGATTTATGGGCTTGTCAAACTCAAAGAGAAGGTATCTTCTAAAGAAGAATTTATTACTCTTATTAAAGAGATGTAGATTTTATGCAAACAATCGCATAAACTATACATGATAAATCAGTATTTATGCCGAATGAAATTCAATTCATATTATACAATCTTCCTGAAAAGGAAGGTAAGGTGCAGGTAATCATCAGGGATGAAACCCTTTGGTGTACCCCAAAGGCGATGGCTCAACTTTTCGGCGTGGATAGGACAGTTGTTTCCAAGCATCTCAAAAATATATTCGAGTCGTCTGAGTTGCAGCAGGATTCAGTATGTGCAAAATTTGCACATACTGCCGAGGATGGCAAGATATATAACACCCAATTTTATAACCTTGATGCTGTTATCTCGGTTGGGTATCGTGTAAATTCACTACAAGCTACTCGTTTCCGTCAATGGACTACGAAAATCCTGAATGAATACATTAAAAAAGGGGTTGTTCTTAATGAAGACCGTTTGAAGCAAGGTGAAACGGTGTTTGGGCAGGATTATTTTCAGGAGTTGCTTGAACGGATACGTTCCATCCGTGCCAGTGAGCGTAGGATATGGCAGAAGATTACGGATATTGAAGCATTGACTATGACAAAGACTCGCCAACTACACACGATTTCTATGCGATGATTCAGAATCGGTTTCATTATGCAATTACAGGGTAGACGGCAGCCGAAATTGTGTATCACAATGCAGATCATACCAAAGAGCATATGGGTTTGACTACTTGGAAGAACTCTCCCAATGGACGCATCTTAAAATCGGATGTTACTGTTGCAAAGAACTATCTGCCAGAGAAAAAGATAAAGGAATTGGAACTTGCTGTATCAGCATTCTTCGAATATATTGAAAACCTTATTAGACGTCGGAACACTTTCAGTATGGAGCAATTCTCTGAAAGTGTAGCTAAGTTCCTCTCATTTATGGATTATCAGATTTTGCCAGATAAAGGACGTATTTCTGCTGTTCAGGCAAAAGCCAAGGCGGAACAGGAATATGATATTTTTAATCTTACTCAACCGATTGATTCTGATTTTGATAAGCAAATCAAAGGGGTGTTAGAGCAAGGGGAGTAAAAGTTAGCTTTTGACACAATACAGAATAAAGTCTCAACCGATAGCAATCCCTATCCGATTGAGACTTTTC from Alistipes ihumii AP11 carries:
- a CDS encoding AAA family ATPase codes for the protein MLRINKLIIDNFGPYQNKQILELPIGDGVTFVWGENGVGKTSLLNCIRFALWGIVYNRNYEECQLAKFVNIDAVEAQKNMSVKLFMTYDNEEYELTRMLKRLPGTSGKNDSDYEHKLYLKHFGSMMSQDEAEHFLNTVLPEKISRFYLFDGELLRQYENLLDDSSSSDVIKTSIENILGLPILEGANKNLISITTIYQQAYTKVSAANERTKNDSSALSGFLLHDEELKKSLNEMKEQKKRLQGEISELEDAFAANQRYAELLVQEREKRSHIETNRLLLENDVKDLKAKMKFAWAVIFDKVIQEIIDTKNEELNSLLSHIGDIKTKEVIVSILDRIVNGEVSSCPICNNNLTIEDLSSLRENLAILKSTIKSKNSEEIMYAKQIIDRFSGFKRNVDKESLIKLLDNVNSKQSAISLDEVDLAEIKKKKASFHNLSTDKEILEIQPMYKKKLQELTLLEEGIAKQEAEISENQASIDKLNAKILKQSNADGKKASEDLALCKAVQEIFEKAVSKFREDLKSRVQADAEDIFTKISHMPAYTGLKINDNYGLEIVTSNGRVVPNRSAGYEQVVALSLVGALHKNAPISGPIVMDSTFQRIDPRHRNNTLRSLPVLGEQIIVLAYPNEVTQSDAKELLSGKYLKDIHLEQKSEFETEIK